The Lactuca sativa cultivar Salinas chromosome 2, Lsat_Salinas_v11, whole genome shotgun sequence genome includes a window with the following:
- the LOC111880050 gene encoding NADH dehydrogenase [ubiquinone] 1 alpha subcomplex subunit 13-B: MYLHVKTENFYFSSLFPISTSTGSCILAKVCRKRGQICEQRTMTEAFIRNKPGMASVKDMPLLQDGPPPGGFAPVRYARRIPSKGPSAVAIFLTTFGIFSWGMYQVGKGNKIRRAIKEEKYAARRAILPMLQAEEDERFLKEWRKYLEEEARIMKDVPGWKVGESVYNSGRWMPPATGELRPEVW; this comes from the exons ATGTACCTCCATGTCAAAACCGAAAACTTCTACTTCTCCTCTCTCTTTCCAATCTCCACTTCAACAGGTTCGTGTATTTTGGCAAAAGTTTGCAGAAAGAGAGGGCAAATCTGTGAGCAAAGAACGATGACAGAGGCCTTCATAAGGAACAAGCCAGGCATGGCGAGCGTCAAAGACATGCCACTTCTCCAAGACGGTCCTCCTCCCGGCGGTTTTGCGCCGGTCAGGTACGCACGGAGGATCCCGTCCAAAGGACCCAGCGCCGTCGCCATATTCCTCACTACTTTCGGCATTTTCTCTTGGGGTATGTATCAGGTCGGCAAGGGCAACAAAATCCGTAG GGCAATAAAGGAGGAAAAGTATGCTGCCCGAAGGGCAATTTTGCCAATGCTACAGGCAGAAGAGGATGAAAG ATTTCTGAAAGAATGGAGGAAATATTTAGAAGAAGAGGCGAGGATAATGAAAGATGTGCCAGGGTGGAAAGTTGGTGAGAGTGTTTATAACTCTGGAAGATGGATGCCTCCTGCAACCGGTGAACTTCGCCCTGAGGTCTGGTAA